A window of Phenylobacterium sp. NIBR 498073 genomic DNA:
TTCACGATCTCCTCGGCCTCGATCTGGATGTCGCTGGCCTGGCCGCGCACGCCGCCGGCCGGCTGGTGCAGCAGGAAGCGGGTGTTGGGCAGGCAGAGACGGTTTTCCTTGGCCGCGCCCAGGAAGATGTGCGCGCCGGCCGAGGCGACCCAGCCGGTGCCGATCACCTTCACCTGCGGACCGCAGTAGCGGATCATGTCGTGGATGGTGTCGCCGCTTTCGACGTGGCCGCCGGGGGAGTTGATCACCACCTTGATCGGCTTGTCGCTGTCGGCCGACAGGGCCAGCAGCTGGGCGGTGACCCGCTCGGCCAGGCGCATGTCGATCTCGCCGAACACCAGCACGGTGCGCGACTTGTAGAGCGCGTTCTGCACAGGCCCAGCCGTCATCGGCATGTCGGGCTTGCGGGCGCCGTCTTCGCTGTCGTCGTCTTCGTCCAGGCGCCAATTACGCATATGGGGTCTCCAATTCGGTTAGTCCGGAACGTGCGATGCGCAGCGGCGCTTCGCAAGAGCCGGAAGACCACGCAAGGGTCGATAATGCGCGGGCAGGCCGTCTCTAGGCGGTTTGTCTGACGAAGTCGTTGCTTCAGCGAACCTTGAGCGCCAGCAGCAGGAGCAGCGCCGAGACGCCCAGGTGCAGCAGCATGAAGCGCACCAGCACCTGGCTGTTCGACCAGCCCAGTTCCTTGCGCACGTGGTCGTGCAGCGGGAAGCGCACCTTGGACAGCACCTTGAGGCCGAAGAACCGCATCAGCGCCACCTTCACCAGGCCGGTCGCCCCGTTCAGCAGCAGCACCGAGCCGATCAGCAGCAGGAACAGCGGGTTGTTGGTGGCGACCACCAGCATGCCGATCAGCAGCCCGATCGGGCGCGAGCCGGCGTCGCCCATCAGCACCTGGCTAGGCGGGGCGTTGTACCAGAGGTAGCCGGCGATGCAGCCGACCATCAGGAAGGCCATGATCGCCCAGTTGGCGCCGTCGCGGTTGAGCGGGATGTTCAGGTGTCCGGCCACCGCCTCGTTGCCGATCACGGTGTAGAGCAGGCCGCCCAGCAACAGGATCGCCGTGCCGCTGAGGCTGCCGGAGACCCCGTCGACTCCGTCCGAGCAGTTGGTGGCGTTGATCGACAGCCAGATGACGCCGGCCGCCATCGGGATCGAGATCCAGGGCGCCAGGGTCAGCACGCCCTTCCAGCCCGGCAGCCAGATCTGTACCGGCTGGAAACCGTAGATCACCGCGGCCGCCCCGAAGGCGATGGCGGCGTCCATGATCGCCAGTTGGTACTCGCTGAACCCGCCGCGGCGGTCGTCGAGATAGCCGACCATCAGCGCCGCCAGCATGAACGGCACGGTCAGCAGCGGCTTGGCGGTCAGCGGCACGAACACCATGCAGGCCAGGCAGAAGATGGTCACGAAGATCAGGCCTGCGCTGACCGGCTTGCCGACGCTCAGTTCGGCGTTGACCGCGAACGCCC
This region includes:
- a CDS encoding ATP-dependent Clp protease proteolytic subunit, which produces MRNWRLDEDDDSEDGARKPDMPMTAGPVQNALYKSRTVLVFGEIDMRLAERVTAQLLALSADSDKPIKVVINSPGGHVESGDTIHDMIRYCGPQVKVIGTGWVASAGAHIFLGAAKENRLCLPNTRFLLHQPAGGVRGQASDIQIEAEEIVKMRERVNRMIAKETGQPYEKIVKDTQRNFWMSAEAAVEYGLVSKIIHSATEA